The Thiomicrorhabdus lithotrophica DNA segment CTATCTCCTGTCATCGCGTTTGCAGTTAAGGCAATAATGGGGAGGGGGCTTTCTTTGATTGGCTTCTCTTTTTCCCATAAACGAATTGTTTTTGTCGCTTCAATTCCATTTAAGTTTGGCATGTTTTCATCCATTAAAACAAGGTCATAACGCTTAGCTTTAACAGCTTCAATCGCCTCTAAGCCATCTTGTGCGATATCAAATGTTAACCCTTGTTTTTTAAGTATTGCACTCATCAATAGCTGATTAGTTTTATTGTCTTCAACTAAAAGAATATGACCGCTGAAATGAACGGTTTGATTTTCTTCGCTAGGAAGCTTGTCTGAAACTTCAACTGGCTCGGCTGGAATAGAGAAATAAAAACGGCTTCCTTTACCTAAGGTTGATTCAACTTTGAGTTCTCCGCCCAACATGTTTATAAGCTTGGAGCTGATGGCAAGTCCCAAGCCTGTGCCACCATATTTTCGGGTTGTAGACACTTCGGCTTGCGAGAACGCATCAAAAATATTTTCTATCGCCTCTGGCGAAATGCCAATGCCTTGATCCTCTATACAACAATATAAAAGTCCATCCTGGTAATCTATTTTCAGCGTAATTGTTTTATGAGATTCAGTAAATTTAATCGCATTGGAGATTAGGTTAGAAAGTACCTGCTTAATTCTTAAAATATCACTCTTTAAGCCTTTCGGTAGGTTTTCAGATAATTCAATTGTAAATGACAGTTTTTTTTCACTACAACGCGCTCTAAACAAATCAGCTGTGGTAGAAAATTCTTTATGCGGTTCAAACTCTACAGGGTCAGTATCAAGCTTGCCGCTTTCTATTTTACTGAAGTCTAAAATGTCATTAATAATACCAAGTAAAGAGTGGCTAGAGTGATCTATAGTGTTTAGATATTTGGTACTTTCTTCATCATTATATTTGTCTTTTAGTAGTCCAATGAAACCTAATATGGCATTAAGTGGTGTACGAATCTCATGTGACATATTTGCTAAGAATGCACCTTTGGCATTTGTTGCTTCTAGCGCACGATTTTTTTGCTCTTGTAAGTCAGCATTGATTTTTTCATTCTCGGATATATCAAACATTGAAATAATATAACGATGATATTTATCAGATTTAACGGCATTGATTTGGAATGTGGTTATTTTGTCTTTGTATAAAACTTTACATTTATGAATCTCTTCAGGGTTGTTGATTAAAAAATCAATCCAGTTTTGATCTTCAAATCGGTATATCAGGCCTGGTTCTTTAATAAACAAATTGCATATACAGTCATAGTCTTGTGAAAATGCATGCAGGGTTGGATAACCAGAAAAGAATTTAAAAAAACCACCACTTGCATCAATAATGTTAAAACCGTCGTTAACAATAATAATATTTGTTTGAGAGTCTAAGATATCTTGTGTGTAATCTTGGTTTTTCTGGATTTGTTGTGTGGTATTTTTTATGTTTCTACTTAAAGTATAGAATGCCATTAGCCCAAGAATAAGAACACTCATGGTAAGCGATAGCTGTATATTTCTATAGTGTGTTTTCTTTTGAGCTACTTCAACTCGTGTTTGTTGAAAGTCGAGTTTATTTCTATAAAAGATATGGTTAGCATCTTCTTTTAGACGGTGAAATAACGGTTGAAAAAATTTAACCTGAAGTTTGAGATCGGTTATCGCTTTAGATAATTCAGGAGATTGATCCTTTCTTAAACCGTCGATGTGAATGAGTCGTTGGGTTAATTCGCCAATTTTTTGATTGATAATCTTAAATTTTGGCAGAATATCCGCGCGAGAAAAAGAAAAGTTATCTAATTTTTTTGGTTGGTAATGCAGGATTTCAAACTGTTCTTCAGTATTAGGTAAGTTCAAATCAATACGGTGTTTATAAGTTCCACCTTTGTTTAAAATTTCAAGAGCATGTTCAATTTCTTCTTGTTGTTCAAGAATGTCTTCAATCAAAATCTTTCTTAAGTGCCTATTTGGAAAAGCAGCCATTTGAAAGAAGTCAGATTCTATCTTATATATTTCAAGTGTGATTTCCTGGCCAATTAAATTCTCAACCTCAGAATTACGGACTTGTAGATCTAGGTCAGATATAAAATTTGAAATACTTAAATTGAGTATCGCTTGAGAGCCAATTCCGATAATAAAAATAAGCAGTAATAGAAATAAGTTTCGAGGTGTTTGACTGAAAATTTTTTTGTTAGTTGTTTTCATTTCTATTTAATCCTCTTTGAAAGAGGTTTTATATTAGATATGGCTGTTGCTAGTTCTTGTTCAGTTAAAAAGCCATAATCGGCAAAGGTTTCTAAGCCATGTTTGCTGCTGGCATAATTCATAAACTCAATCGCTAAATTAGGATTTTTAGAAAAGGAGAGTAGGTTAATCTCAAGTCTTTTAGAGGGAGCAATCTCTTTTGGTAAAAGAATGGCGTCCATTACATCTTCTGTTTCGGGCCATTTGGTTGTGGCATACCAATTTAAAGCGATATCTGCGTGTTTTAGTTCAATAGCACGAAAAATACGATGTGAATCCGTTGTAAAGTAAGTTGCGTTGTCGTAGACAGCCTCTGTTAAACCTGCTTTATCTAAAACGGCTTTGGCATTTCTTCCTATAGCGCTCGATTCAGGAGCAGCTAGCACGACTGAATATTTGGGATCGGTAAGTTGAGCTATATCATTGGTTAGATTTTTTGGGTTGTCTTTTGCTACAACGATAGCAATACGATTGAACCCTACAAAAACATTCTCAAGTAAGAGTTTTTCGCCTGCATTTTGGCTTTTAATGCGATAAGAGTCCGAGCCCGGAAAAAATAAATCACCTTTTTGTTCGGTTTTAATCGCTTCATAAAGATAACCAGATGCCCCTTGTTTGATTGCAATTTTGATATCATGCTTATCTTCAAATTCTCGTACCAAAACACTGAGTGGCCGTATCATTGTTATACCACTGTAAATGGTTAAATCAGTCTCTGTTGTAGAGTTTTCAGGTTCTGAAGAACTACAGCCTGTTACAAATAGAATGGATAAGTAAACAAGAATAAGAGCCTTACGCATCAGATGAGAAGCCTTGGTAAATTATCGTAAATTTTAATTTTATCATTGTATTTATACTTAGAGGTTGTTTCGTTAAGGTTTAAACAGACTAATTTTGAAAATAAGCCAAAACTTAGGCATAAAAAAACCGGCATAAGCCGGTTTTTTATCGCTTTAAAACGAGTGAATAAACTCCACTTATTTTTTAGAACGTGAGGCCTGCTTACGTTCGTTTTCTGTAAGTAATTTCTTACGGATACGAACACTTTCAGGTGTTACTTCAACTAGCTCATCGTCATCGATGAATTCTAACGCTTGCTCAAGAGAGAATCGAATAGGTGGTGTTAAGGTTAATGCTTCATCCGTACCAGATGCACGCATGTTTGTTAGCTGCTTACCTTTAAGCGGGTTAACGGTTAAGTCATTTGCACGGCTATGAAGACCGATAATCATTCCTTCATAAACTTCTTCACCGTGACCAATATATAAACGACCACGCTCTTGAAGGTTAAATAAACCAAACGCTAATGATTTACCTTGGCCAATAGAGATAAGTACACCGTTGTTACGCTCACCTAAAGTACCTGCAAACTTAGGACCGTAGTGAGAGAAGCTTGAGAAGATAAGTCCGTTACCTTGAGTCGCGGTCATGAACTCAGTACGGAAGCCAATTAATCCACGCGAAGGGATTACAAAATCGATACGTACTCGACCATGCCCATCAGGAATCATGTCTTGCATTTCAGCTTTACGCTCACCTAGTTTTTCCATGATGGCGCCCTGAGAATCTTCAGGAACATCAACCGTTAGGTTTTCATATGGCTCTTGCATTTCACCATCAACTTCTTTGAAGATAACTTCTGGACGAGAAATCCCCATCTCAAAACCTTCACGACGCATTGTTTCGATTAATACAGAAAGATGAAGTTCACCACGACCAGAAACGCGGAACTTGTTTGCATCATCTGTATCTTCAACGCGTAAAGCAACGTTAGTTAATAGCTCTTTATCTAAACGCTCTCGGATTTGACGTGAAGTTAATAACTTACCTTCTTTACCAACAAACGGAGAGTTGTTAACTTGGAACGTCATGCTTACAGTAGGCTCATCGATTGTTAGAGCAGGTAAAGCTTCTGGGTGGTTAGGATCACAGATTGTTTCAGAGATCTTTAATGGATCGAAACCAGCAAATGCAATGATGTCACCCGCGTGCGCTTCTTCAACGTTAATACGTTCAAGACCGTGGTAACCGAATATTTCACCCATCTTACCGTTACGAATGTTTCCTTCATTATCAACGATACGAACCGGCATACCTACCTGACAAGAACCACGCTTAATACGTCCTGTTCCGATTACACCTTTATAAGTGTCATAATCAAGAGAGATACACTGAATCTGGAAAGGTCCACCTAAATCTACATCTGGCGGAGAAACTTTATCTACGATAGTTTGGAATACAGGTTGCATGTCACCTTCACGAACCGTTTCTTCAAAACCAGAGAAACCATTTAAACCAGATGCATAGATTACTTCAAAATCCATCTGCTCATCAGTCGCACCTAAACGATCGAAAAGATCGAAAGTTTGGTCAAGTACCCAGTCAGGACGCGCACCAGGACGGTCGATTTTGTTAATAACAACAATCGGTTTTAAACCTTGAGCAAGTGCTTTTTCTGTTACAAAGCGTGTTTGTGGCATTGGGCCTTCAACTGAGTCAACCAATAGTAAAACTGAGTCAACCATGGAAAGGATACGCTCTACTTCACCACCAAAATCGGCGTGACCTGGAGTATCAACGATGTTGATGCGGTAGTCATTCCACTTAACAGCCGTGTTTTTAGATAGGATTGTGATTCCACGCTCTTTTTCAAGATCGTTAGAATCCATCATGCGCTCACCCATATCTTTACGTTCATCCAACGTACCAGATTGTTTTAATAGTTGGTCTACCAGGGTTGTTTTACCGTGGTCAACGTGGGCAATAATTGCGATATTGCGAATATGTTGAGTTGTCATCAAGTGGCTCTCTATTTTACGAGTGGTTTCTTAGACTTAGTTAATCCAGATAAGTTTTTAGAGGATTCAGTAGGCGTTAAGAATTTTAAAAAGAAGGTATTATAATGAAATTAAACGGAATTTATAGGAAATTGATGATTTTTATCACTTAATTTTGCATTAAGTTTGTCCAAAAGGGCGTAGAGAGAGACTGAGAATAAAAATAATAAACATTAATTAGGGCTTAAACAATTGTAAGCCCAAAGCTGTTTAATCTTTAAAGGCATCAGCATAACTACCATTATTTGCAATAAAACTTTGTAAAACGCCATAGGCCATTGTGCCCAACAGTAAGCCTGTTAATGTAAATATAGCGCTGATTTTACCTTCACCTAGCATGGCTGGTACGGTTCCAGGGCACGACGCTGTCATAGCCCAGCCAATCCCAAATAAAAATGCACCTGCAATTAAACCTTGCTGATAAGGTTTTTTAACAAAATCGACTTCCATACCAGTTGTTACCGCTTGAACGTGATATTTTTTCATTAAAAATACACCAATCATGGCAATAACAACCGCAGTACCTATCACTTTCATTAACTGCATATCAATGAATAAGAACATTTCAGCGTGGTAGTCAAAAGTAGTTGCGCCTGCTCGGCTCATTAAGAAACCAAACGTAGCACCCATGATTAAGCCAAGAATGTTTGATCTGTAAGCATATATAAAAGAGATAGTTGTCAGTTTTACGCTTTCAAATAGAGGTTTGTTATGTGATTCTTTTTTCATTTGTTCTTCTTTCTAAAGTGAAACTAATAGTGAAATAATGCGGCTACAAATCAAACAAAAGATGGGTAGTTATAAATGCACTCATAAAAAACACGGCACCTGCCAATAGGCTAGGAGGGTTCATCATTGCACCACCGACTAAAGCATGTCCTGTAGTACAAGCTCCTGCTAAACGTGCACCAAAGCCCAATAACATTCCACCAAAAATCAACCAAATAGCTTTAGCGGCTGAAGATTGCGGTAGTATTTCGTCATACATGCCCATATCAAAACTCCAATGCCAAGGCTCTGGTGAGCCAAGTGCGCTTAAAAGACCACCAAGAGGGATACCAATTAAAAACCACAGTTTACTATTATTGCGCTGACTGTATTCCCCTGTATGGTAATAACTCATTTTTTTACATAAATAGCCACAAACATTACCATAGCCTGTTGAGCAACCTGCTGGTTTACCAATTAACCAAAAATGTAAAATTACAAATAAACCAATCGCTAATCCAGCTAACCAGCCACTCCAAACTGTAATTTCCATAAAATAAGCCCTAAATAAATTCAATAATACGGCGTATTGTTATGTTTTTTATTTCTATAGTCAAAACAGGGTTTTTATTAGGTGGATAAGTAAGTCTTATTTAGGGAAAGGGTGATATTTAATAGGGATAAGCTAATTTTGTGATAACAGTTTGATAATGATGAAGTATTTTTTAATCCACCCAAAAAGGTGATGCTTAATATGCAATGTTTCGAATGATTAAAATTCAGATTTGAAAATAAAACACCTTTATAGTCAACGTTTAGCTAATTCCATGCCTTTTTGGTCTTTTAGTGAGGAGGATGATTCCTACTGCGATAAATCCAATCGTGAGTCCTGCTATAAGGTCGCTTAGTAAGCCAGGCATGAATGCTAATAAATCATGCACTATTTCAATATTATGAACAAACATTCCTCCACCCACGAGTAACATTGCTATTGTTCCAACTATCGTAAGCAAACGGATTAATTTTGGTAAGGCAGCAATTAGAAGAGTTCCGGTTAGATACATTGTTTTAGAAAAGGAGGTATTTGAATCTTGAGACTTCTTTTGTAAATCAAAACCTACATCATCCATTCGAACCATTAATGCGACTAGGCCATAAACAGCGACAGTAGCAATTAGAGCTATTAGGCTTACCACTAATATTTGCGTTAAAAACGGTTGTTGAATAACAGATTCTAATGCGATAACTATGATTTCCACCGAAAGAATAAAGTCAGTACGTATTGCATCTTTAATTTTTTTAGCTTCATGCGCTACTAAGGTTTCAGAGTTGCTTACTTCAGCTGCGACAGGCTTACGTTTTACTTTTTTATGCTTAATGTTATGAAACCATTCCAAAACCTTTTCTGCGCCTTCATAGCTTAGATAAACTCCTCCAAGCAATAAAATGGGAATAATTAACCACGCAGCATAAGCGCTTAAAACAAATGCTAGAGGTAAGATAATAATTTTATTTAGAAAAGAACCTTTAGTAATCGCCCAGATGACAGGTAGTTCGCGTGATGCATGGAAGCCAGTCGCTTTTTCAGCATTAACCGCTAAATCGTCGCCTAGTAGCCCGGCTGTTTTTTTTGCAGCTATCTTGCTCATAGCAGCGGTATCATCCATTAATAGGGCGATGTCATCTAAAATTACTAATAGTCCACTGGCCACTCATTTCTCCTAATAAATATCGTCATCTTCACTGAGCGCTTGAATATTCATGCCTCCTGTATTATCTATATCGACCACTAAGTGAATAGGACGACAACAAACAAAACAATCTTCTATATACTCTTGATGCGGTTCGCTGGGATCAATAACCAGCTCAAAAGTTTCCCAGCAATAGGGGCATTGTATTTTTTCTGTATCTAGCATAGTTTTAGCTTAAAAGATTTAGATGGTTTTATTTTATATAAATGCCAGGCATTACGAATGAATTGTTTCGAAGTGTTTCGTTTTTCACTAAAGATATAGAAAAATAGTCGATACCTTATTTAGATAGGTTTAATGTCGAGGGTAGGTAACTATGGATATTTCAGGCGTTTCAGCAAATGGTGCGGTAAGTGCCGCATTAGCACAACAGCAAGTCTACTCTCAAGGGCAGGCAAGTGTCAGTATGTTTAAAAAAGCCTTAGACACACAATCACAAAATGCAATGGCCTTAATCGAGTCCCTCCCACAGCTACCTAGCACTCAAGGATTACCAGCCAATTTAGGTAATAATATTAATACTACTGCTTAAATGTTGATGGAGCTTTAGTGTTCTACCAGGCCTGGTTAATTGGATAGCTTTCTGTTTTGTTGAGAAGCCTTTTTTAAATTTATAAACCTTTTAATTTTATCTATCAGGCTTCCCTTTCCTTTCTTTGCTTGCCCAAACGCAGAACTCGCTTCGCTCTAACAGCGGGAATTTTTAACCGCACCTTCACTAAGTAAAAGGACGATTTTTTATAGAGGGAAGGTTTTTTCTATGTTAATTCCTATTTCTTTTTCAGCATAATCTTGTGCTGTAGCTTTTTACCAGGCTTAGTTTGCACTGTGGTCATCATTATTTATATTGTGAGTGTAGGGTAAATTCAGCTATTATTCTGATGAGCTAGGCACAAACGCCAAAACTCCCCTTGTAATAAATTGTGCAGAGTTCTTAATGAAATGAACGGTTAAAAAACGCTGCTGTTAGAGCGTAGCTTGCGGAGCGAGTTCAGCGTTTTCAGTGAATGAGTTTTAGAACTTGCCAATTTATGGAGTGGGGTTCATTTTTTTGGTTACTCTTTTGTTGAACGACAAAAAAGTAACGGGAAGCCTTGAGTTAAAAATTTAAAGGTGTATAGGTATTAAAAAGGCTTCTCAGTTACATAGAAAATAAAAGAGGTGAATCCCCTGTTTTAGAAACTTTATTCACAATAAAGGGCTCTGACCCCTTTTATACTTAGTATCAAGCAAAAAAACAGTGGTTAATGTAGCTAGTAAAGATACACCGCACCGCTATCCCCGGCTGAGTTGTCGGCCTGATCGCCATTAATGCCAGTGGCATTGCTGTCCTCTTGGGAAGCGCCCACCGCCAGGGTATTGCCATCGCTGGACAGCGCAACACTGTTACCAAAGTTATCGATTGCTTCTGTATTGGAAGCTTTGACATACGCCTGTTGGCTCCAAGTGCTACCACTGCGGCTAAACACATACACCGCACCGCTATCCAGGGCTGAGTTCTCGGTTTGAGTGCCGTTAATGCCCGTGGCATTGCTGTCGTCATTAAAAGCCCCTACCGCCAAAGTATTGCCATCACTAGACAGTACAACGCTATAACCAAATAGATCGTCTGCTTCTGTATTGGAAGCTTTGACATACGCCTGTTGGCTCCAAGTGCTACCACTGCGGCTAAACACATACACCGCACCGCTACTGGTGGCTGAGTTGTCAGTTTGAGTGCCGTTAATGCCCGTGGCATTGCTGTCCTCGGTATAAGTGCCCACTGCCAGGGTATTGCCATCACTAGACAGCGCAACGCTATAACCAAATAGATCGTGTGCTTCTGTATTGGAAGCTTTGACATACGCCTGTTGGCTCCAAGTGCTACCACTACGGCTAAACACATACACCGCACCGCTATTGGTGGCTGTATTGTCGGTTTGAGTGCCGTTAATGCCCGTGGCATTGCTGTCTTCAGCATAAGCGCCCGCCGCCAGAGTATTGCTATCGCTGGACAACGAAACGCGATAACCAAATTCATCGCCTGCTTCTGTATTGGAAGCTTTGACATACGCCTGTTGGCTCCAAGTGCTACCACTACGACTAAACACATACACCGCACCGCTATTGGTGGCTGTATTGTCGGTTTGAGTGCCGTTAATGCCCGTGGCATTGCTGGCCTCTAGATAAGCGCCCACCGCCAGGGTATTACCATCGCGGGATAGCGCAACGCTATAACCAAAGCGATCGTCTGCTTCTGTATTGGAAGCTTTGATATACGCCTGTTGGCTCCAAGTGCTAGCACTACGACTAAATACATACACTGCACCGCTATTCGCGGCTGAGTTGTCGGCCTGATCGCCATTAATGCCCGTGGCATTGCTGGCCTCTAGATAAGCGCCCACCGCCAGGGTATTACCATCGCTGGACAGCGCAACGCTATAACCAAAGCTATCGCCTGCTTCTGTATTGGAAGCTTTGACATACGCCTGTTCGCTCCAAGTGCTACCACTGCGACTAAATACATACGCTGCACCACTAGTAACGGCTGTATTGTCGGCGTCATTACCATTTATGCCAGTGGCAATGCTGTCTTCTTGCAGAGCACCCACCGCTAGGGTATTGCCATCGCTGGACAGAGCTACGCTATAACCAAAGTTATCGCCTGTTCCTGTATTGGAAGCTTTGACATAACCGATGGCCGAAGTGAGCGTGCCGGTGACACTGGCTTGCGAAGAGTCGGTACACCCCCCGCTGTTACAAGCCTGAAGAATGTAGCTGGCATTAATGCGTTTAGGCAGGGAAGTCACCAAATCATAGCTCGTAGCACTGGCGTCAATGGTGGCGATGGTTGTAAAACCAGATGAACCATCTGCATTCTCTTGCAACCTATACTCAGTAACACCAGGCACGGCAGCCCAAGAAAAATTAAAGGTTTTGATACTTTGTGGAGTCAAGCTGAGGGTAGGGGCTGCAGGTTTAATTGTTGTACCGCTGCTTGTTGAATCTTCACAACCTGTTAACGCCAAAACCAAGCTTAGTGCAAATACTCTAAATAAAACAATTAACCTTCTCATAAAGATATCGATTGGTTCAGGCTCGGTGGATTTATATTTTTTTGGGTAAGGGATAAAAACAAAGGACATATATTTGTAATATAGCGTAAAACATCAGACTAAGTAAATACTCTTGTTCATATAACGTTTTTTTTCTTTTACCACACCCCGTAATGGGGATAAAGGCCTCGTAAATCCAGGTTTAAGTCAACTGTCTCAAAAAATGAATGATTTTAATAAGCTTATTTTTAATTTGTTGTTTAACTTCTTGGATTAGTCTATACCAGTCTTGAATGTCGACTCTAAAAGGCAGGTCAGAAAGCTCTCTGGCATGCTGTTTAGTTCTTGAGCCATAGGTAAAGACTTCGGTAGATTGATCGAGCCAGCTTTTAATAATGGCTTGTCTACACAACAAAATATACTAACTTATTTTAGTTCGCAAAATCTTCTGGATCATAGCCTAAGTTAGGCGCTAACCATTTTTCAGTTTCTTCGATTGACCAACCTTTACGTTCGGCATAGTCTTCTACTTGGTCACGACCGACTGACCCCACACCAAAGTAGCGAGAGTCAGGGTGTGCAAAGTAAGTCCCTGATACCGCGGCGGTTGGGTACATCGCAAAACTGCTGGTAATTTCTAAACCAATTTTTTCATCTGGTTTAATTAACTCCCAAAGCGTACCTTTCTCAGTGTGGTCAGGGCAAGCAGGGTAACCCGCCGCAGGGCGAATACCTTGATAACGTTCTCGAATCAAATCGTCATTTTCCAGATTTTCTTCTGGCGCATAACCCCAGTCGAATTTACGTACGATCTCATGTAACGTTTCGGCAAACGCTTCGGCAAAACGGTCAGCTAGCGCTTTCAACATGATAGATTGGTAGTCATCGTGGTTGGCTTCAAAACGTTCGATGTGTTCATCGATGCCGATACCTGCGGTGACCGCAAAGACACCAATGTAGTCAGCGATGCCAGATTCTTTAGATGCGACAAAGTCAGATAAACAGTTGTTGGCTCCACCACGTTTTTTCTCCGCTTGTTGGCGAATATGGTGGAAGGTGTGAATGACTTCTGAGCGCGTTTCATCAGCATAGACTTCAATATCATCACCAACACGGTTAGCTGGATAGAAACCATAGACCGCTTTAGCCGTTAACCATTTTTCATCGATAATCTGTTTAAGCATCACCTGCGCATCAGCAAAGACTTTTTTGGCTTCTTCTCCCACGACCTTATCATTTAAAATGCGCGGATATAGGCCATGCAGTTCCCAGGATTGGAAGAACGGCGACCAGTCAAAACGTTCCACTAACACTTGTAAGGGGAAGTCTTCAAGCACTTTGGTGCCTAAGAAAGTCGGTTTAACTGGCGTGTAATCTGACCAGGCCTGGTCAGTTAACGATGGATTTTCACGCGCTTTATTAATTGGAATACGTCTGACTTCTTTTGCACGCGCTTTACGCTCTTCACGAACCGTTTCATACTCGGCACGAATCTTAGCGGCAAAGTCGCCTTTTAAGTCGGCTGAAATTAAACTTTGCGCGACACCTACAGCACGTGATGCATCTTTAACGTAAACCACAGGGTTGTCATATTGTGGTTCAATCTTAACAGCGGTATGCGCTTTAGAGGTTGTCGCTCCACCAATTAACAGTGGTAGATCCATATTGCGTTCTTTCATTAGCTTGGCAACATTCACCATCTCTTCAAGAGACGGAGTAATAAGGCCTGATAGACCAATCACGTTAGCACCTTGTTCAATCGCAGTGTCTAAGATTTTCTCGGCGGGTACCATCACACCAAGGTCAATCACCTCAAAGTTATTACATTGCAGAACTACGCCCACAATGTTCTTACCGATATCGTGAACATCGCCTTTTACGGTGGCCATGACAATTTTACCCTGCACTCGACTAGAGTCTTTTTCCGCGAGTAAGAAAGGGTCAAGATAAGCCACCGCACGTTTCATTACACGAGCCGATTTCACCACTTGCGGTAGGAACATTTTTCCTGAACCGAATAAATCACCGACCACGTTCATACCGTCCATCAGAGGGCCTTCAATTACGTTGATAGGCGCACCCAATTTCACACGAGCTTCTTCGGTATCTTCTTCAATGAAGTCGGTAATGCCTTTTACAAGCGAGTGTTCTAAACGTTTTTCTACCGACGTTTCACGCCAAGATAAATCCGCTTCTTTAGACGCGGCAGAACCATCACCTAAGAATTCAGCGGCAATCTCTAATAA contains these protein-coding regions:
- a CDS encoding ATP-binding protein, which translates into the protein MKTTNKKIFSQTPRNLFLLLLIFIIGIGSQAILNLSISNFISDLDLQVRNSEVENLIGQEITLEIYKIESDFFQMAAFPNRHLRKILIEDILEQQEEIEHALEILNKGGTYKHRIDLNLPNTEEQFEILHYQPKKLDNFSFSRADILPKFKIINQKIGELTQRLIHIDGLRKDQSPELSKAITDLKLQVKFFQPLFHRLKEDANHIFYRNKLDFQQTRVEVAQKKTHYRNIQLSLTMSVLILGLMAFYTLSRNIKNTTQQIQKNQDYTQDILDSQTNIIIVNDGFNIIDASGGFFKFFSGYPTLHAFSQDYDCICNLFIKEPGLIYRFEDQNWIDFLINNPEEIHKCKVLYKDKITTFQINAVKSDKYHRYIISMFDISENEKINADLQEQKNRALEATNAKGAFLANMSHEIRTPLNAILGFIGLLKDKYNDEESTKYLNTIDHSSHSLLGIINDILDFSKIESGKLDTDPVEFEPHKEFSTTADLFRARCSEKKLSFTIELSENLPKGLKSDILRIKQVLSNLISNAIKFTESHKTITLKIDYQDGLLYCCIEDQGIGISPEAIENIFDAFSQAEVSTTRKYGGTGLGLAISSKLINMLGGELKVESTLGKGSRFYFSIPAEPVEVSDKLPSEENQTVHFSGHILLVEDNKTNQLLMSAILKKQGLTFDIAQDGLEAIEAVKAKRYDLVLMDENMPNLNGIEATKTIRLWEKEKPIKESPLPIIALTANAMTGDRERFISAGMNEYLTKPVNIPKLIAVFGEFLSTKQSKA
- a CDS encoding substrate-binding domain-containing protein, whose translation is MRKALILVYLSILFVTGCSSSEPENSTTETDLTIYSGITMIRPLSVLVREFEDKHDIKIAIKQGASGYLYEAIKTEQKGDLFFPGSDSYRIKSQNAGEKLLLENVFVGFNRIAIVVAKDNPKNLTNDIAQLTDPKYSVVLAAPESSAIGRNAKAVLDKAGLTEAVYDNATYFTTDSHRIFRAIELKHADIALNWYATTKWPETEDVMDAILLPKEIAPSKRLEINLLSFSKNPNLAIEFMNYASSKHGLETFADYGFLTEQELATAISNIKPLSKRIK
- the typA gene encoding translational GTPase TypA; the protein is MTTQHIRNIAIIAHVDHGKTTLVDQLLKQSGTLDERKDMGERMMDSNDLEKERGITILSKNTAVKWNDYRINIVDTPGHADFGGEVERILSMVDSVLLLVDSVEGPMPQTRFVTEKALAQGLKPIVVINKIDRPGARPDWVLDQTFDLFDRLGATDEQMDFEVIYASGLNGFSGFEETVREGDMQPVFQTIVDKVSPPDVDLGGPFQIQCISLDYDTYKGVIGTGRIKRGSCQVGMPVRIVDNEGNIRNGKMGEIFGYHGLERINVEEAHAGDIIAFAGFDPLKISETICDPNHPEALPALTIDEPTVSMTFQVNNSPFVGKEGKLLTSRQIRERLDKELLTNVALRVEDTDDANKFRVSGRGELHLSVLIETMRREGFEMGISRPEVIFKEVDGEMQEPYENLTVDVPEDSQGAIMEKLGERKAEMQDMIPDGHGRVRIDFVIPSRGLIGFRTEFMTATQGNGLIFSSFSHYGPKFAGTLGERNNGVLISIGQGKSLAFGLFNLQERGRLYIGHGEEVYEGMIIGLHSRANDLTVNPLKGKQLTNMRASGTDEALTLTPPIRFSLEQALEFIDDDELVEVTPESVRIRKKLLTENERKQASRSKK
- a CDS encoding DUF6691 family protein codes for the protein MKKESHNKPLFESVKLTTISFIYAYRSNILGLIMGATFGFLMSRAGATTFDYHAEMFLFIDMQLMKVIGTAVVIAMIGVFLMKKYHVQAVTTGMEVDFVKKPYQQGLIAGAFLFGIGWAMTASCPGTVPAMLGEGKISAIFTLTGLLLGTMAYGVLQSFIANNGSYADAFKD
- a CDS encoding YeeE/YedE family protein, translating into MEITVWSGWLAGLAIGLFVILHFWLIGKPAGCSTGYGNVCGYLCKKMSYYHTGEYSQRNNSKLWFLIGIPLGGLLSALGSPEPWHWSFDMGMYDEILPQSSAAKAIWLIFGGMLLGFGARLAGACTTGHALVGGAMMNPPSLLAGAVFFMSAFITTHLLFDL
- a CDS encoding DUF808 domain-containing protein produces the protein MASGLLVILDDIALLMDDTAAMSKIAAKKTAGLLGDDLAVNAEKATGFHASRELPVIWAITKGSFLNKIIILPLAFVLSAYAAWLIIPILLLGGVYLSYEGAEKVLEWFHNIKHKKVKRKPVAAEVSNSETLVAHEAKKIKDAIRTDFILSVEIIVIALESVIQQPFLTQILVVSLIALIATVAVYGLVALMVRMDDVGFDLQKKSQDSNTSFSKTMYLTGTLLIAALPKLIRLLTIVGTIAMLLVGGGMFVHNIEIVHDLLAFMPGLLSDLIAGLTIGFIAVGIILLTKRPKRHGIS
- a CDS encoding CPXCG motif-containing cysteine-rich protein produces the protein MLDTEKIQCPYCWETFELVIDPSEPHQEYIEDCFVCCRPIHLVVDIDNTGGMNIQALSEDDDIY
- a CDS encoding YjfB family protein, whose protein sequence is MDISGVSANGAVSAALAQQQVYSQGQASVSMFKKALDTQSQNAMALIESLPQLPSTQGLPANLGNNINTTA